The genomic window ACGTCGAGATAGCAGGGCAGCAGCGTGTCGTCTCCGTCGCGCAGCGCGATCTCCACGCCGCGACGCGTCTCGTCGCCTCGCAGCAAGCCGTGAAACAGGCCGCGGTCGGCGGGCGCGATCCAATCGTGCATCGAGGAGCCGATCACCTGCTCCAGCGACGCGTTGACCATCTCGGCCAAGCGGCGATTGCCGTACAGGACGAGACCGTCCTGGGTGAGTGTGGCCGCGCCCTGGTTCATCTGCTCGATCAGCAGGCGGTACGAATGGTCCGCGCCTTTCAGCGTAAAGACCTGTTCGCCCTGTGCGGTGGAGACGACGAGCGCGTCCGCCTCGCCGGTGCGGATGGCGCGCAGGGTCTCTTCGGCTTCGTCCAATCGCGCGCGCAGTGCCTGATTCTCGGCGATGAGTTGCTGCTGCGTCGGGTTCGGTTGTTTCATCTCAGTGCCCATGGGCGTCCGGCACGGCGTCTACGGCTTCTTCCGCAGATCCAATCCGACCAGCACCCGGTCTGCCGCCGACATGTCGCCGATGATCCGGCGCAGCGGCAGCGGCAGCTTCTTGATCAGCGTCGGCGTCGCAATGATCTGCTCACCCTTGGCCAGCGTGAACTGCTGGTACAGGTCGATCACCTCCAGGTCGTAGCGTCCCTTGAGGTGCTCTTCGCAGATCTGCTTGAC from Candidatus Methylomirabilota bacterium includes these protein-coding regions:
- a CDS encoding thiol-disulfide isomerase, with protein sequence MTGPSPHADKASARTLAKPRNERYLLRLFVAGMTPTSRRAIANVKQICEEHLKGRYDLEVIDLYQQFTLAKGEQIIATPTLIKKLPLPLRRIIGDMSAADRVLVGLDLRKKP